TGCAAGGTCCGGCCATGTCGCTCAACCCGGCCCATCTCAGTCTCACCGAGCTGCGCTACTTCGTGGTGCTGGCCGAGGTGGGGCACTTCGGCCGTGCGGCGGAGGCCTGCCACGTGAGCCAGCCCACCCTGAGCGCGGGCATCCGCAAACTGGAACAGACTCTGGGCCTGGTGCTCTTCGAACGTGGCAACCGTCTGCTGGGCATCACCGCCGAGGGGCGCAGCCTGCTGCCCCGGGCGCGCCGTGTGCTCGAGGAAGCCGGCGAACTGGTCGAAGCGGCCACCGTGGCCGGAGAAGGACTGAGCGGCAGCCTGCGACTGGGCGTGATCCCCACCGTCGCACCCGACCTGCTGCCCTGGTTGGTGCCACTCTGGGCCAGAAAGGCCCCCGCGCTGAATCTGGTCTGGCATGAGGACCGCACCGCCAGCCTGCTCGCGGCCCTGCACGAGTTCCGGCTGGATGCGGCCCTGCTGGCCCTGCCCGTGGAGCTGGACGGACTGGAAGCCGATGCGCTGTATACCGAAGAGTTTCTGCTGGCCTTGCCGTCCGGGCAAACGGATCCGAGCGGTCCGGTCGACCCCGCCACTCTGTCCGCTGCCAGCCTGCTCTTGTTGACCGAAGGCCACTGTCTGCGTGATCAGGCACTGGAAATCTGCGGCAGCACCGGACGAAGCGGAGAAGGACCCGCCAGCGATTTTCAGGCAACCAGTCTGGATACCCTGATCCAGCTGGTCAGCACGGGATACGGCATGACCCTGCTGCCCCGGCTGAGCGCCGAGCGCTCGCCCGGGCTCTGCCTGCGGCATTTCGTGGCGCCCGCACCCACGCGCACCATCGCCTTGATCTGGCGCCGCACCACACCGCGGGCGCCCGAATTCCGGCGGCTGGCGGGTCTGCTCAAGCAATCACTGCCTGACCATCTTTCCGCCGCGGGCACACAGGGCGTGTCCGCAGACTGAGTCCCGGACCGCCAGGCGGCCCCCCCAGCGCTCAGGAGGTTTTCATGTCCCGTCCGTCGCGCAATCCCGCCGTGATCCTCAACCTGTTCTTCTACCCCCGCCAGACCATACGTCTGCTGCTGGAGAAATCCGACCCGCCCGTGGAGCTGGGTCTGGTTGTCCTGTTCGGTCTGGGCTCGGTGGAGCTGGGGGGCGAACAGCAACCGCTGGCTACTGCACTGGCTGGACTGGGTCCGGTTTTCAGCCTCGTATCAGCAGTGATTTTCGGTCTGCTTTATCTGTACACCTATGGACTTGTCTACGCCCTGGTCGGGGGAGCATTTGGCGGTGACGCCCTGCCCCAGCATACCCGGACAGCAGTGGCTTGGTCACAAGTTCCCCCTCTGATCGCGATGCTGATTCTCTTGCCCATGTGGGCGATGGGAGTCAGTGAACTGAGCTTGCAGCCCGTGGCCTTGTTGAGCACGATCCTGATGCTTTACAGCTTCTTCCTGGGAGTGATGTTTCTGGCCGAGGCGCATGGCTTCTCCATGTTCAAGGCGCTGCTGACCCTGCTCATTTCCTCCGTCGTGCTCTGGTTGCTGCAGATCTTTCTGGCTGGTGTGCTGAACAAATTCCTCTGAGACCATGGACGGAGTGCCAGGCCGGCGGACTCCTCGTGCCAGCAAAGGGCCAGCTGGCATTCACGGGCGCCATCACTCGAGCCACGGCTTCCGTGGTGTGCGCCCCGGGAACCTTGCTGTCCCGGCCGGATTGAATCCGTGAAACTGTTCACAGGGTATCACGCCAGACCAAGGAGTTCCCATGCCCAGGCTTGCCGGACTGTTTCTGCTGACCTTCGCCGTCTTTTTTGCCGTGGACCTGCTCTGGCTGGCCGGGGTGGCGCAATCTTTCTACCATGAGCAGTTGCAGGGGCTGCTGGCCCCCAGTCCCGACTGGCCGGCGGCGATTCTGTTCTACCTGATCTACATCGGCGGGCTGCTGGGCTTCGTGATCCTTCCGGGGCTGCAGGGAGCGGGGAGACGCCACCGGGCCTGGCGCGCGGCGGCATTCGGCCTGGTCACTTACAGCACCTACGAGCTGACCAACAAGGCATTGATCCGTGATTGGCCCGGGCTGCTGGTTCCCGTGGACATCGCCTGGGGCATCGTGCTCTGTCTGGCGGTCAGCAGTCTGGTCTGGTTCCTGGCGCCGAAGCTGGGTCTGGCCGAGCCTGACTGAGACCCACATGCCACAGCGGGCATCCGAATCGCTTGAGCAGTCTCACCCGAGTCACGGTTGCGGACCCATTGCATGTATCACGATCACCCGGGGTCCGCGCCCCGGTTCCATGTTTACCATCCATTCCGGAGGCACGATGTCTGTTTCGAAATGTTCGTCCGCGTTGGTCCTGTTGGTGCTGGCCCTCAGTCTGACGGGGCTGCTGAGCCAACCCGCTCTGGCCGTCGATTTCCCCAAGGCCGGCAATGATCAGACCGAAGCCCTCGCCAAGCGCGTGGAAGCCCTGGAACTGAAAGTCCAACAGCTTGAGCGCAGCCTGGAACTGCTGCAGGCGGGCGCCGGTGCGCTGCCCGGACAGTCCGCCGCATTCGGCTGGCAGAACCAGGCCAACTGGCGCAAACTGGGCAAGGGCATGACCATGGCCCAGGTCCAGAGCCAGCTGGGCGAGCCTTCCAAGGTGGATGGCGGCACGGTGACGCATTGGTACTACTACCCCAGGGG
This window of the Candidatus Delongbacteria bacterium genome carries:
- a CDS encoding LysR family transcriptional regulator, whose translation is MSLNPAHLSLTELRYFVVLAEVGHFGRAAEACHVSQPTLSAGIRKLEQTLGLVLFERGNRLLGITAEGRSLLPRARRVLEEAGELVEAATVAGEGLSGSLRLGVIPTVAPDLLPWLVPLWARKAPALNLVWHEDRTASLLAALHEFRLDAALLALPVELDGLEADALYTEEFLLALPSGQTDPSGPVDPATLSAASLLLLTEGHCLRDQALEICGSTGRSGEGPASDFQATSLDTLIQLVSTGYGMTLLPRLSAERSPGLCLRHFVAPAPTRTIALIWRRTTPRAPEFRRLAGLLKQSLPDHLSAAGTQGVSAD
- a CDS encoding YIP1 family protein, whose translation is MSRPSRNPAVILNLFFYPRQTIRLLLEKSDPPVELGLVVLFGLGSVELGGEQQPLATALAGLGPVFSLVSAVIFGLLYLYTYGLVYALVGGAFGGDALPQHTRTAVAWSQVPPLIAMLILLPMWAMGVSELSLQPVALLSTILMLYSFFLGVMFLAEAHGFSMFKALLTLLISSVVLWLLQIFLAGVLNKFL
- a CDS encoding DUF2177 family protein, translating into MPRLAGLFLLTFAVFFAVDLLWLAGVAQSFYHEQLQGLLAPSPDWPAAILFYLIYIGGLLGFVILPGLQGAGRRHRAWRAAAFGLVTYSTYELTNKALIRDWPGLLVPVDIAWGIVLCLAVSSLVWFLAPKLGLAEPD
- the bamE gene encoding outer membrane protein assembly factor BamE, whose product is MSVSKCSSALVLLVLALSLTGLLSQPALAVDFPKAGNDQTEALAKRVEALELKVQQLERSLELLQAGAGALPGQSAAFGWQNQANWRKLGKGMTMAQVQSQLGEPSKVDGGTVTHWYYYPRGGSPTDAGAGHLVFDNAGRLQSWNEPVH